Proteins from a genomic interval of Rhodococcus rhodochrous:
- a CDS encoding LLM class F420-dependent oxidoreductase, with the protein MELRIFTEPQQGATYDDLLAVAQTAERLGYGAFFRSDHYLAMNAEGLPGPTDAWITLAGLARDTSTIRLGTLVTSATFRYPGPLAISVAQVDAMSGGRVDFGFGAGWFEEEHLAYGIPFPTLKERFDRFEESLAVITGLWDTPEGETFSYEGEHVRIENSPALPKPYQRPHPPIVMGGAGKKRTPALAARYADEFNVPFKSLDETKVLFERVRSACRDAGRDPEELTYSNALVLCCGRDEDEIARRAARIGREVDELRENGLAGTPQELIEKIRTFAEAGTQRIYLQVLDLADLEHLELVADEVMPAVADL; encoded by the coding sequence ATGGAATTACGCATCTTCACCGAACCCCAGCAGGGCGCCACCTACGACGACCTCCTCGCCGTCGCGCAGACCGCGGAACGACTCGGCTACGGCGCGTTCTTCCGCTCCGACCACTATCTGGCCATGAACGCCGAGGGCCTGCCCGGACCGACGGACGCATGGATCACCCTGGCCGGTCTCGCCCGCGACACGTCGACGATCCGCCTCGGCACGCTCGTCACCTCGGCGACCTTCCGGTACCCCGGCCCGCTCGCGATCTCCGTCGCGCAGGTCGACGCCATGAGTGGCGGACGCGTCGACTTCGGCTTCGGAGCCGGCTGGTTCGAGGAGGAGCACCTCGCCTACGGCATCCCCTTCCCCACGCTGAAGGAGCGGTTCGACCGCTTCGAGGAGTCCCTCGCGGTCATCACCGGCCTGTGGGACACCCCTGAGGGCGAGACGTTCTCGTACGAGGGCGAGCACGTGCGGATCGAGAACTCCCCGGCGCTGCCGAAGCCGTACCAGCGTCCCCACCCGCCGATCGTCATGGGCGGCGCGGGCAAGAAGCGCACGCCGGCACTGGCGGCGCGCTACGCCGACGAGTTCAACGTGCCGTTCAAGTCGCTGGACGAGACGAAGGTTCTGTTCGAGCGGGTGCGCTCGGCCTGCCGGGACGCCGGACGCGACCCCGAGGAACTGACCTACTCGAACGCACTCGTGCTGTGCTGCGGCCGGGACGAGGACGAGATCGCGCGTCGCGCGGCACGGATCGGCCGTGAGGTCGACGAACTGCGGGAGAACGGACTCGCGGGTACCCCGCAGGAGTTGATCGAGAAGATCCGCACCTTCGCCGAGGCCGGGACGCAGCGCATCTACCTGCAGGTCCTCGATCTCGCCGATCTCGAGCACCTCGAACTGGTGGCGGACGAGGTCATGCCCGCCGTCGCGGATCTCTGA
- a CDS encoding MFS transporter, with amino-acid sequence MTMLADLRGQTFAALRGPNFRLYISGQAVSLIGTWMQTVAQSWLVLQLTGSATAIGIVLALQTVPMLLLGPYGGVVADRSDKRRLMIGLQTLMGVQALILGLLVVTDTIALWHVYVLAVALGLNQCFENPARQSFMLELVGPEDLRNAVSLQSVLASCSRMIGPAVAGLVIAAGGLGVCFLLNAASFVAVVTSLLRLDVSRLQRSPAAARAKGQLREGFAYVRRTSDLAVPLLMMALVGCLAFEFQVVLPVLADHTFAAGAGAYGFLTAAMGAGSVVGGLAVATWGRTGTRPLILTSLAFGIAMAVAAAAPNLTTLIVLMVIVGALSVTFTSTTNSSLQLASAPTMRGRVMALWSVAFLGSTAIGGPIAGWVCEQWGGRAGLLLGAVACLVAAAMGVVALRRRTATPAEPAAVTG; translated from the coding sequence GTGACGATGCTCGCCGACCTCAGAGGACAGACCTTCGCGGCCCTGCGCGGCCCCAACTTCCGCCTCTACATCAGCGGCCAGGCCGTCTCGCTCATCGGCACGTGGATGCAGACGGTCGCGCAGTCGTGGCTCGTCCTGCAGCTCACCGGCTCCGCGACCGCCATCGGCATCGTGCTCGCGCTGCAGACCGTGCCGATGCTGCTGCTCGGTCCCTATGGCGGGGTGGTCGCCGACCGTTCCGACAAGCGCCGGCTCATGATCGGGTTGCAGACCCTCATGGGTGTGCAGGCCCTGATCCTGGGGCTGCTCGTCGTCACCGACACCATCGCCCTGTGGCACGTCTACGTCCTGGCGGTCGCGCTCGGCCTCAACCAGTGTTTCGAGAACCCCGCGCGACAGTCGTTCATGCTCGAACTCGTCGGCCCGGAGGACCTGCGCAACGCCGTGAGCCTGCAGTCGGTCCTCGCCTCGTGCTCGCGCATGATCGGCCCGGCCGTCGCCGGCCTGGTCATCGCCGCAGGCGGCCTCGGCGTGTGCTTCCTACTCAATGCTGCGAGCTTCGTCGCCGTCGTCACCTCGCTGCTGCGACTCGACGTCTCCCGGCTTCAGCGCTCCCCCGCCGCCGCCCGCGCCAAGGGACAGCTGCGCGAGGGCTTCGCCTACGTCCGCCGCACGTCCGACCTGGCCGTCCCGCTGCTGATGATGGCGCTCGTCGGATGTCTGGCCTTCGAGTTCCAGGTGGTCCTGCCGGTCCTGGCCGACCACACCTTCGCAGCCGGTGCCGGGGCCTACGGCTTCCTCACCGCCGCGATGGGCGCGGGATCGGTCGTGGGTGGGCTCGCCGTCGCCACCTGGGGCCGCACCGGGACCAGGCCGCTGATCCTCACCTCCCTCGCGTTCGGCATCGCCATGGCGGTCGCCGCCGCGGCCCCGAACCTGACCACGCTCATCGTGCTCATGGTGATCGTCGGTGCACTGAGCGTGACGTTCACATCCACCACCAACAGTTCGCTGCAGCTCGCCTCCGCGCCGACGATGCGCGGACGGGTGATGGCCCTGTGGTCGGTCGCCTTCCTCGGTTCCACGGCCATCGGCGGTCCCATCGCCGGATGGGTGTGCGAGCAGTGGGGTGGTCGGGCCGGACTGCTGCTCGGTGCCGTCGCGTGTCTCGTGGCCGCGGCGATGGGAGTCGTCGCACTGCGCCGCCGGACCGCGACCCCCGCGGAACCCGCGGCCGTCACCGGTTAG
- a CDS encoding SDR family NAD(P)-dependent oxidoreductase, whose product MEIQGSAALVTGAASGLGAATARRLADAGATVFGLDLQQSIDRVGDAAPAGVTLLATDVTSGDEVQAAVDRIVESGVPLRIVVNCAGVGWAGRILSKNGPHDLELFRTVITVNLLGTFNVMRLAADAISKTETVDESGQRGVIINTASVAAFEGQIGQIAYSASKGGVHGMTVPAARDLAQFGIRVNTIAPGIVDTPMLAGVTEEYRKGLEAGVPFPSRLAQPAEYAQLAQMIVEHDYLNGETIRMDGALRMAPR is encoded by the coding sequence GTGGAGATTCAGGGATCCGCGGCACTGGTGACCGGTGCCGCATCCGGTCTCGGCGCCGCAACCGCACGCCGCCTCGCCGACGCCGGAGCGACCGTCTTCGGCCTCGACCTGCAGCAGTCCATCGACCGCGTCGGCGATGCCGCACCCGCGGGTGTCACGCTCCTCGCCACCGATGTGACCAGCGGCGACGAAGTGCAGGCTGCCGTCGACCGCATCGTCGAGTCCGGTGTTCCGCTGCGCATCGTCGTCAACTGCGCCGGTGTCGGCTGGGCCGGCCGCATCCTGTCGAAGAACGGCCCGCACGACCTCGAGCTGTTCCGCACGGTCATCACCGTCAACCTGCTCGGCACCTTCAACGTCATGCGCCTCGCGGCCGACGCGATCTCCAAGACCGAGACGGTCGACGAGTCGGGTCAGCGCGGCGTCATCATCAACACCGCCTCGGTGGCGGCGTTCGAGGGCCAGATCGGCCAGATCGCGTACTCCGCGTCGAAGGGTGGCGTGCACGGCATGACCGTCCCCGCCGCACGCGACCTCGCGCAGTTCGGCATCCGCGTCAACACCATCGCCCCCGGCATCGTCGACACCCCGATGCTCGCCGGTGTCACCGAGGAGTACCGCAAGGGCCTCGAGGCCGGTGTGCCGTTCCCGTCGCGGCTCGCCCAGCCTGCCGAGTATGCGCAGCTCGCGCAGATGATCGTCGAGCACGACTACCTCAACGGCGAGACCATCCGCATGGACGGTGCGCTGCGCATGGCGCCGCGGTAA
- a CDS encoding superoxide dismutase: MAEYTLPDLPYDYAALEPHISAKIMELHHSKHHATYVAGANTALEKLAEARENGTMAAQATKLEKDLAFHLGGHTNHSVFWNNLSPEGGDKPEGELAAAIDDAFGSFDKFRDHFSANANSIQGSGWSILAWDSIGQRLIIVQLYDQQGNIPIGLTPLLMLDMWEHAFYLQYQNVKADYVKAFWNIVNWADVQARFERARTATSGLIV, encoded by the coding sequence GTGGCTGAATACACACTTCCGGACTTGCCCTACGACTACGCAGCGCTCGAGCCGCACATCTCGGCGAAGATCATGGAGCTGCACCACTCGAAGCACCACGCCACCTACGTCGCCGGTGCGAACACCGCTCTCGAGAAGCTGGCCGAGGCCCGCGAGAACGGCACCATGGCGGCCCAGGCGACCAAGCTCGAGAAGGACCTCGCCTTCCACCTGGGTGGTCACACCAACCACTCCGTCTTCTGGAACAACCTCTCCCCCGAGGGTGGCGACAAGCCCGAGGGTGAGCTCGCTGCTGCGATCGACGACGCCTTCGGCTCGTTCGACAAGTTCCGCGATCACTTCTCCGCGAACGCGAACTCCATCCAGGGCTCCGGCTGGTCGATCCTCGCCTGGGATTCGATCGGACAGCGTCTGATCATCGTCCAGCTGTACGACCAGCAGGGCAACATCCCGATCGGCCTGACCCCGCTGCTCATGCTCGACATGTGGGAGCACGCCTTCTACCTGCAGTACCAGAACGTCAAGGCCGATTACGTCAAGGCCTTCTGGAACATCGTCAACTGGGCCGACGTGCAGGCTCGCTTCGAGCGCGCTCGCACCGCCACCTCGGGCCTGATCGTCTAG
- a CDS encoding TMEM165/GDT1 family protein has protein sequence MWSALVLSFAVIFVAELGDKSQLMAMTFALRYRWWVVLSGILFATTAVHLVSVAVGHYLGVAIPATAISIVGGIAFLIFGAWTLRGDSLDDDEQSKAGRVARSAFLAVTSAFLLAELGDKTMLATITLATDNNWAGVWIGSTVGMVAADALAIVIGAVLGRHLPDNAIRYGAAALFFGFGAWMLGDGLFPETGAVGPIAGAVALLLSVAAMVVVRRRSRRVAEDDSPAFMRS, from the coding sequence ATGTGGTCCGCGCTCGTCCTGTCCTTCGCAGTCATCTTCGTCGCCGAACTCGGCGACAAATCCCAGCTCATGGCGATGACCTTCGCCCTGCGGTATCGCTGGTGGGTCGTCCTCTCGGGGATCCTGTTCGCGACCACCGCGGTTCACCTCGTGTCGGTCGCCGTCGGGCACTATCTGGGTGTCGCGATCCCCGCGACCGCCATCTCCATCGTCGGCGGCATCGCCTTCCTGATCTTCGGCGCGTGGACGCTGCGCGGCGACTCCCTCGACGACGACGAGCAGTCCAAGGCCGGACGCGTGGCGCGCTCCGCCTTCCTCGCCGTGACCTCCGCGTTCCTCCTCGCCGAGCTCGGCGACAAGACGATGCTCGCGACCATCACGCTCGCGACCGACAACAACTGGGCCGGGGTGTGGATCGGGTCCACCGTCGGCATGGTCGCCGCCGACGCGCTGGCCATCGTCATCGGTGCCGTGCTCGGCCGGCACCTTCCCGACAACGCCATCCGTTACGGCGCCGCCGCGTTGTTCTTCGGCTTCGGCGCGTGGATGCTCGGCGACGGGCTGTTCCCGGAGACCGGTGCCGTGGGACCGATCGCCGGCGCGGTGGCCCTGCTGCTGTCCGTCGCCGCGATGGTGGTCGTACGCCGCCGCTCCCGCCGTGTCGCCGAGGACGATTCCCCGGCCTTCATGCGTTCCTGA
- a CDS encoding TM0106 family RecB-like putative nuclease, translating to MSQRTAVSLEAAALTRCRHRVYLDATFPDELAGAPENPGARQRQEAAAAHREAIRQTLFDADPDGWALIAPEGPMSQRAERTLDACRAGADRIWGAVLPSEPDTGRRGRSEILLRDAERGGYIPVIVVNHKVTDPGRGALTTDLFVWAPAVDETRKVRSQVRDQMRLAHLYRMLERHGLASPAKVAGAIGYGGDCILVHDLDQILDDYDARLADRLEVARGLAPTAPSQIGECKTCPWWDRCRAELTATRDVSLVAPGQRAVVLRELEVHTIDGLARWEGEEPEAWPQGSFEDAIVTARAWIAGVPLVRRYRHVHVHRADVEVDIDMESYHEHGAYLWGTLLNSGSSSEYIPFATWEPVPTDDEARSFAEFWRWLSDQRRAAERRGKTFAAYCYSRSAEDKWLLSSARRFHGFPGVPELTEVKAFIGSNEWVDIFQAVTDQFVCPNGKGLKKIAPIAGHHWRDAEAGGEASMSWYREAVGMAGEPDPAQRVRLLEYNEDDVIATKVLREWMSDRAVLDIPFIEDL from the coding sequence GTGTCACAGCGCACAGCCGTCTCCCTCGAGGCCGCTGCGCTGACGAGGTGCCGCCACCGGGTCTATCTCGACGCCACCTTCCCCGACGAACTCGCAGGTGCACCCGAGAATCCGGGTGCGCGGCAACGCCAGGAGGCGGCGGCTGCGCATCGCGAGGCGATCCGCCAGACGCTGTTCGACGCCGACCCGGACGGGTGGGCGCTCATCGCGCCGGAAGGACCGATGTCGCAGCGCGCCGAGCGCACACTCGACGCGTGCCGCGCGGGCGCCGACCGCATCTGGGGTGCGGTGCTGCCGAGCGAACCCGACACCGGACGCCGCGGCCGCTCGGAGATCCTGCTGCGCGATGCCGAACGCGGTGGCTACATCCCGGTGATCGTCGTCAACCACAAGGTCACCGATCCCGGACGTGGCGCGCTCACCACCGATCTGTTCGTGTGGGCACCCGCCGTCGACGAGACCCGCAAGGTGCGCAGTCAGGTGCGCGACCAGATGCGCCTCGCGCACCTGTACCGGATGCTCGAGCGTCACGGACTCGCGAGCCCTGCGAAGGTCGCCGGGGCGATCGGCTACGGCGGCGACTGCATCCTCGTGCACGATCTCGACCAGATCCTCGACGACTACGACGCCCGCCTGGCGGACCGTCTCGAGGTCGCGCGGGGTCTGGCTCCGACGGCGCCGTCGCAGATCGGCGAGTGCAAAACCTGCCCGTGGTGGGACCGCTGCCGCGCCGAGCTCACCGCCACCCGGGATGTGTCGCTCGTCGCGCCGGGGCAACGTGCCGTCGTGCTGCGCGAACTCGAGGTGCACACCATCGACGGGCTCGCCCGGTGGGAAGGGGAGGAACCCGAGGCGTGGCCGCAGGGTTCGTTCGAGGACGCGATCGTCACGGCGCGGGCGTGGATCGCCGGTGTGCCGCTCGTGCGTCGCTACCGGCACGTGCACGTCCACCGCGCCGACGTCGAGGTCGACATCGACATGGAGAGTTACCACGAGCACGGCGCCTATCTGTGGGGCACGCTCCTCAATTCGGGATCGTCCTCGGAGTACATCCCGTTCGCGACGTGGGAGCCCGTGCCGACCGACGACGAGGCACGCTCGTTCGCCGAGTTCTGGCGCTGGCTGTCGGACCAGCGGCGCGCGGCCGAACGTCGCGGGAAGACCTTTGCGGCCTACTGCTATTCGCGGTCGGCGGAGGACAAGTGGTTGTTGTCGTCGGCGCGGCGGTTCCACGGCTTCCCGGGTGTGCCGGAGCTCACGGAGGTCAAGGCGTTCATCGGTTCGAACGAGTGGGTCGACATCTTCCAGGCCGTCACCGACCAGTTCGTGTGCCCGAATGGCAAGGGGCTCAAGAAGATCGCGCCGATCGCGGGGCATCACTGGCGCGACGCCGAGGCCGGGGGTGAGGCGTCGATGAGCTGGTACCGCGAGGCCGTGGGCATGGCGGGCGAGCCCGATCCGGCGCAGCGTGTGCGGTTGCTCGAGTACAACGAGGACGACGTGATCGCCACGAAGGTCCTGCGCGAGTGGATGAGTGATCGCGCGGTGCTGGACATCCCGTTCATCGAGGACCTGTAG
- a CDS encoding Rv1733c family protein: MTTRAGYLRRTRRSLRRRDPLVRRTDKLEARCFTLMIAVMALLIPVAVWVSATMWSSQLELSEKQNAERVSVTAVLDADALSDSAGWGETVKISSAPATWGWGDETRHALVQVDSLATAGSEVPVWVDASTGEYTQAPLTSSAAKFTAVLSGVSLWTFSSAAATGLFALAHWRLEVRRSREWSRDIEAFLGSTSSH; the protein is encoded by the coding sequence ATGACGACCAGAGCGGGGTATCTGCGGCGCACACGGCGAAGTCTGCGCAGGCGGGACCCGCTCGTGCGTCGCACCGACAAGCTCGAGGCGCGCTGCTTCACCCTCATGATCGCCGTGATGGCGCTCCTGATCCCCGTCGCGGTGTGGGTGTCCGCCACCATGTGGAGCTCCCAGCTCGAACTCTCCGAGAAGCAGAATGCCGAACGCGTCAGCGTCACGGCCGTCCTCGACGCCGACGCCCTGAGCGACTCCGCCGGATGGGGCGAGACCGTGAAGATCTCCTCGGCCCCCGCGACCTGGGGTTGGGGCGACGAGACGCGTCACGCTCTCGTCCAGGTCGACAGTCTCGCGACCGCGGGCAGCGAGGTGCCGGTCTGGGTCGACGCGAGCACGGGCGAATACACGCAGGCCCCGCTGACCAGTTCCGCCGCGAAGTTCACCGCCGTGCTGTCCGGGGTGTCGCTGTGGACGTTCTCGTCCGCCGCCGCGACCGGCCTGTTCGCCCTCGCGCACTGGCGTCTCGAGGTGCGGCGCAGCCGCGAGTGGAGCCGGGACATCGAAGCGTTCCTCGGCTCCACCAGCAGCCACTGA
- the msrA gene encoding peptide-methionine (S)-S-oxide reductase MsrA, protein MSWFDEILARAGSKSQMVTREDALPGRAEPLPVPETHYVNGNRIVPPFPEGLQAAVVGMGCFWGAEKEFWQLDGVYSTAVGYSGGYTPNPTYEEVCSGRTGHTEVVLVVFDPKVIGYEHILQQFWENHDPTQGMRQGNDHGTQYRSAIYTHDETQIEVAEATAEAFGKRLADAGYGQITTEIAPLTQFYYAEDYHQQYLAKNPNGYCPVHATGVSCPVGLGA, encoded by the coding sequence ATGTCCTGGTTCGACGAGATCCTCGCCCGTGCAGGTTCGAAGTCGCAGATGGTGACGCGCGAGGACGCGCTCCCCGGTCGCGCCGAACCGCTGCCCGTCCCCGAGACCCACTACGTCAACGGCAACCGCATCGTTCCCCCCTTCCCCGAGGGCCTGCAGGCCGCAGTCGTCGGCATGGGTTGCTTCTGGGGCGCCGAGAAGGAGTTCTGGCAACTCGACGGCGTCTACTCGACCGCGGTCGGCTATTCCGGCGGCTACACGCCCAACCCCACCTACGAGGAGGTGTGTTCCGGCCGGACCGGGCACACCGAGGTGGTGCTCGTCGTCTTCGACCCGAAGGTGATCGGCTACGAACACATCCTGCAGCAGTTCTGGGAGAACCACGACCCCACCCAGGGCATGCGGCAGGGCAACGACCACGGCACCCAGTACCGCTCGGCGATCTACACCCACGACGAGACGCAGATCGAGGTCGCCGAGGCCACGGCCGAAGCGTTCGGCAAGCGACTGGCCGACGCCGGATACGGGCAGATCACCACGGAGATCGCCCCGCTCACGCAGTTCTACTACGCGGAGGACTACCACCAGCAGTACCTCGCGAAGAACCCCAACGGCTACTGCCCCGTCCACGCCACAGGCGTGAGTTGCCCGGTGGGCCTCGGCGCCTGA
- a CDS encoding acyltransferase family protein has product MDLPGVDVVRFVAVAAVLYSHIAFYLIDDLGTGWWGIDLTYEVLVKGAGLNQHLSSVGVTAFMMLTGMLVTRSAIRQDRRKFLIARAARLLPAFWVAILAAVVLVWLGINGTFSGHTTVSVSEAFLSFFLGAFFLKPQVIVLGVVWTLAAQISFYLWCVAGRSLLRTAPVAVPMLGAVLCMLVLLYNLYVPEPYTVPFLSKIASTLPTLFLGQIVYFGWAGLISLRALLAAMFAQIAVIVMATDINVYWSGSRYLWTVTVVFAAVVLVARYDGRLARSTVVSWVATRSYCIYLTHTLVMYRIYENTVGLVGTTAAIVLLLIGCGLVAEVLYRSVEVPAAHWIKSRWLAPKQVASDERTAAPTRA; this is encoded by the coding sequence GTGGATCTGCCGGGCGTCGATGTCGTCCGGTTCGTCGCGGTCGCGGCCGTGCTCTACTCCCACATCGCCTTCTACCTGATCGACGACCTCGGGACGGGCTGGTGGGGCATCGACCTCACCTACGAGGTGCTCGTCAAGGGCGCCGGTCTCAACCAGCACCTGTCGTCCGTCGGGGTGACGGCGTTCATGATGCTCACGGGCATGCTCGTCACCCGGTCCGCGATCCGCCAGGACCGACGGAAGTTCCTCATCGCCCGGGCCGCGCGGCTCCTGCCGGCGTTCTGGGTGGCGATCCTCGCCGCGGTCGTGCTCGTGTGGCTCGGCATCAACGGCACCTTCAGCGGCCACACCACGGTGTCGGTCTCCGAGGCGTTCCTGTCCTTCTTCCTCGGTGCGTTCTTCCTGAAACCGCAGGTGATCGTGCTCGGCGTTGTGTGGACGCTCGCCGCGCAGATCTCGTTCTATCTGTGGTGCGTGGCGGGACGGTCGCTGCTACGGACGGCGCCGGTGGCGGTGCCGATGCTCGGCGCCGTGCTGTGCATGCTGGTGCTCCTCTACAACCTGTACGTGCCCGAGCCGTACACGGTGCCGTTCCTGTCGAAGATCGCGTCGACGCTGCCGACCCTGTTCCTCGGGCAGATCGTGTACTTCGGCTGGGCCGGACTGATCTCGCTGCGCGCCCTGCTGGCGGCGATGTTCGCGCAGATCGCGGTGATCGTGATGGCCACGGACATCAACGTCTACTGGTCGGGCAGCCGCTATCTGTGGACGGTGACGGTGGTCTTCGCGGCGGTCGTGCTGGTCGCGCGGTACGACGGGCGCCTCGCGCGCTCGACCGTCGTCTCCTGGGTCGCGACCCGCAGCTACTGCATCTACCTGACCCACACCCTCGTGATGTACCGGATCTACGAGAACACCGTGGGCCTCGTCGGCACGACCGCGGCGATCGTGCTGCTACTGATCGGCTGCGGTCTCGTCGCCGAGGTGCTGTACCGCAGCGTCGAGGTACCGGCTGCGCACTGGATCAAGAGCCGCTGGCTCGCGCCGAAGCAGGTCGCTTCCGACGAACGGACTGCCGCTCCGACCCGCGCGTAG
- a CDS encoding alpha/beta hydrolase — MRIVLAVVLVVALVGVAGWALQRRLIYLPDSSAPPSAATVLPGAEDVVLTTADGLELDAWFVPGRAPDGPGAGFTVLLAPGNGGNRLGRVDTAADLAAAGFSTLLFDYRGYGGNPGSPTEEGLAADARAALGYLRSRDDVDPTRLLYFGESLGCAVVTALAVDNPPAAMLLRSPFTDLAAVARHHYPFVPAAALKDEFPVADLVGRIDVPITVVYGTADSIVPPAQSAAVADAARQLHERVELGGLEHNDPPMFGAPVVDALIRLRAGL, encoded by the coding sequence ATGCGGATCGTTCTCGCCGTGGTGCTCGTCGTCGCGCTCGTCGGCGTCGCCGGCTGGGCGTTGCAACGACGCCTGATCTACCTGCCCGACAGCTCTGCTCCCCCGTCCGCCGCGACCGTCCTGCCCGGCGCCGAGGACGTTGTGCTCACCACCGCCGACGGTCTCGAGCTCGACGCCTGGTTCGTGCCCGGTCGCGCTCCCGACGGACCCGGAGCCGGCTTCACCGTCCTCCTCGCCCCCGGTAACGGCGGCAACCGCCTCGGCCGCGTCGACACCGCCGCCGACCTCGCCGCGGCGGGTTTCTCGACGCTCCTGTTCGACTACCGCGGGTACGGCGGCAATCCCGGCTCCCCCACCGAGGAGGGTCTCGCCGCCGACGCCCGCGCGGCGCTCGGCTATCTCCGTTCGCGCGACGACGTCGACCCCACCCGGCTGCTGTACTTCGGAGAGAGCCTCGGCTGCGCCGTGGTCACCGCGCTCGCCGTCGACAACCCTCCCGCCGCGATGCTGCTGCGCTCGCCGTTCACCGATCTCGCCGCCGTGGCCCGGCACCACTATCCGTTCGTCCCCGCCGCGGCACTGAAGGACGAGTTCCCCGTCGCCGATCTCGTCGGCCGCATCGACGTGCCGATCACGGTCGTCTACGGCACCGCCGACAGCATCGTCCCGCCTGCCCAGAGCGCGGCGGTCGCCGATGCCGCCCGGCAGTTGCACGAGCGGGTCGAGCTCGGCGGTCTCGAACACAACGATCCACCGATGTTCGGCGCGCCTGTGGTGGACGCCCTGATCCGGCTCAGAGCAGGCCTGTGA
- a CDS encoding rhodanese-like domain-containing protein encodes MPTVSVDLVPELGDEVVLLDVREDDEWELGHAPGALHIPLADVPARIEELDPDAEIYVICRQGGRSLGAVEYLARIGYDTFQVAGGMVAWQKHGLPLVSERDEPAKIY; translated from the coding sequence GTGCCCACCGTGTCGGTCGACCTGGTACCCGAACTCGGCGACGAGGTCGTCCTCCTCGACGTCCGCGAGGACGACGAATGGGAACTCGGACACGCCCCCGGCGCGCTGCACATTCCGCTCGCCGACGTGCCCGCCCGCATCGAGGAACTCGACCCCGACGCCGAGATCTACGTGATCTGCAGGCAGGGCGGCCGCTCTCTCGGAGCGGTCGAGTACCTGGCCCGCATCGGGTACGACACCTTCCAGGTCGCCGGCGGCATGGTGGCGTGGCAGAAGCACGGACTCCCGCTCGTCTCCGAGCGCGACGAACCGGCAAAGATCTATTGA
- a CDS encoding MarR family winged helix-turn-helix transcriptional regulator: MSELTDSTPRSETPPFDAEDVHRLRIAIGRISRRMGMFASEEGLTRSQSTLLTTVARHETIGVRELAEIEGLNPTMCSRMVGKLEDAGLLTRSPDADDKRVVRVHITPAGAALSAELRGRRTALFARHLAELNDRHLEALHDALPALEALSQRVADSPRPSAEGGRP; encoded by the coding sequence ATGTCTGAACTCACGGACAGCACCCCTCGATCCGAAACTCCTCCGTTCGACGCGGAAGACGTCCACCGTCTGCGTATCGCGATCGGACGGATCTCCCGCCGCATGGGCATGTTCGCCTCGGAGGAAGGGCTGACGCGTTCGCAGTCGACTCTCCTCACGACCGTCGCCCGCCACGAGACGATCGGAGTCCGCGAACTCGCGGAGATCGAAGGGCTCAACCCCACCATGTGTTCGCGCATGGTGGGCAAACTCGAAGACGCCGGGTTGCTCACCCGGTCCCCCGACGCCGACGACAAGCGCGTCGTCCGCGTCCACATCACTCCCGCCGGTGCCGCACTGTCGGCAGAACTGCGCGGCCGCCGCACCGCCCTGTTCGCCCGTCACCTCGCCGAACTGAACGACCGGCACCTCGAAGCTCTGCACGACGCACTGCCCGCCCTGGAGGCACTCTCGCAGCGCGTCGCCGATTCACCGCGCCCCTCCGCCGAGGGGGGTCGCCCGTGA